One genomic segment of Sminthopsis crassicaudata isolate SCR6 chromosome 2, ASM4859323v1, whole genome shotgun sequence includes these proteins:
- the FBXO22 gene encoding F-box only protein 22 isoform X2 yields MEPAGSGSSSSVDSQAAFVLSNLAEVVERVLAFLPTKALLRVAGVSRLWKECVRRTLRTQQSVAWISTMEPGPPEMHSLVQVLAKELEKVHALPQTVLYMADEDTFVGEEDGHGHKKARKRNPQEIARAIEKLFPKRCHVLGVITPGVIVTPMGSGSNRPQEIEDGEAGFAILFPKIDGVKIETFHFLKDLRKCIHESKLIEAGLKNNPELRVVLIFGYNSWKIGAAGFLQKVVNILNEKSVMLAGGQVDRLTSLTSERFVLHRSVLSCLGVREEEVSSLWFISGTFYYYKFFCFFVFCFCLQTCEHLLATNHYLFLLL; encoded by the exons ATGGAGCCGGCGGGGAGCGGCAGCTCCTCCTCCGTGGACTCTCAGGCCGCCTTCGTGCTGAGTAACCTGGCCGAGGTGGTGGAGCGCGTCCTCGCCTTCCTGCCCACCAAGGCACTGCTGCGGGTGGCCGG tgtaTCCCGGTTGTGGAAGGAATGTGTGCGTCGAACCCTGAGAACCCAGCAGAGCGTGGCCTGGATCTCCACAATGGAGCCTGGGCCCCCAGAGATGCACTCGCTGGTCCAAGTGTTAGCCAAGGAACTTGAG AAGGTTCATGCATTACCACAGACTGTCCTCTACATGGCTGATGAGGATACTTTTGTTGGAGAGGAGGATGGCCATGGACACAAGAAAG CACGAAAGAGAAACCCCCAGGAAATTGCACGTGCCATTGAGAAGTTGTTTCCAAAACGCTGCCATGTTCTTGGGGTTATAACCCCAGGAGTAATAG TAACTCCAATGGGATCAGGTAGCAATCGACCTCAAGAAATAGAAGATGGAGAAGCTGGTTTTGCAATATTGTTCCCCAAAATTGATGGAGTAAAAATTGAGACTTTTCATTTTCTGAAGGATCTGAGAAAATGTATCCATGAAAGCAAACTAATTGAAGCAG GCCTTAAGAACAATCCTGAACTTCGGGTGGTCCTCATATTTGGCTACAATTCTTGGAAGATAGGAGCTGCTGGATTTCTTCAAAAAGTGGTCAACATTCTTAACGAAAAGAGCGTCATGCTAGCAGGGGGCCAGGTGGACCGCTTGACCTCCCTGACGTCAGAGAGGTTCGTGCTCCATCGCTCTGTTCTGTCCTGTTTGGGAGTGAGGGAAGAGGA GGTCTCATCATTGTGGTTTATATCAGGAACATTTTATTAttacaagtttttttgtttttttgttttttgtttttgtcttcagaCATGTGAGCATCTACTTGCAACTAATCACTACTTGTTTCTATTGTTATAA
- the FBXO22 gene encoding F-box only protein 22 isoform X1: protein MEPAGSGSSSSVDSQAAFVLSNLAEVVERVLAFLPTKALLRVAGVSRLWKECVRRTLRTQQSVAWISTMEPGPPEMHSLVQVLAKELEKVHALPQTVLYMADEDTFVGEEDGHGHKKARKRNPQEIARAIEKLFPKRCHVLGVITPGVIVTPMGSGSNRPQEIEDGEAGFAILFPKIDGVKIETFHFLKDLRKCIHESKLIEAGLKNNPELRVVLIFGYNSWKIGAAGFLQKVVNILNEKSVMLAGGQVDRLTSLTSESNPPTNEACGVVGLSFSGPQIQSASVLLNQDVNDEKTAEAAMQRLKAANIPEYNTFGFMFACVGRGFQYYRTRRNVEADAFRKFFPNVPLFGFFGNGEIGCDRIVTGNFILRECNEVEDILLHSYTTVMILIHLGPTK, encoded by the exons ATGGAGCCGGCGGGGAGCGGCAGCTCCTCCTCCGTGGACTCTCAGGCCGCCTTCGTGCTGAGTAACCTGGCCGAGGTGGTGGAGCGCGTCCTCGCCTTCCTGCCCACCAAGGCACTGCTGCGGGTGGCCGG tgtaTCCCGGTTGTGGAAGGAATGTGTGCGTCGAACCCTGAGAACCCAGCAGAGCGTGGCCTGGATCTCCACAATGGAGCCTGGGCCCCCAGAGATGCACTCGCTGGTCCAAGTGTTAGCCAAGGAACTTGAG AAGGTTCATGCATTACCACAGACTGTCCTCTACATGGCTGATGAGGATACTTTTGTTGGAGAGGAGGATGGCCATGGACACAAGAAAG CACGAAAGAGAAACCCCCAGGAAATTGCACGTGCCATTGAGAAGTTGTTTCCAAAACGCTGCCATGTTCTTGGGGTTATAACCCCAGGAGTAATAG TAACTCCAATGGGATCAGGTAGCAATCGACCTCAAGAAATAGAAGATGGAGAAGCTGGTTTTGCAATATTGTTCCCCAAAATTGATGGAGTAAAAATTGAGACTTTTCATTTTCTGAAGGATCTGAGAAAATGTATCCATGAAAGCAAACTAATTGAAGCAG GCCTTAAGAACAATCCTGAACTTCGGGTGGTCCTCATATTTGGCTACAATTCTTGGAAGATAGGAGCTGCTGGATTTCTTCAAAAAGTGGTCAACATTCTTAACGAAAAGAGCGTCATGCTAGCAGGGGGCCAGGTGGACCGCTTGACCTCCCTGACGTCAGAGAG TAACCCCCCCACCAATGAGGCCTGTGGCGTGGTCGGCCTGTCCTTCAGTGGCCCACAGATCCAGAGCGCGTCTGTCCTGCTGAACCAGGACGTGAACGACGAGAAGACAGCCGAGGCCGCCATGCAGCGCCTTAAGGCCGCCAACATCCCCGAGTACAACACATTTGGCTTCATGTTCGCCTGCGTGGGCCGAGGCTTCCAGTACTACCGCACCCGCCGGAACGTGGAGGCCGATGCCTTCCGCAAGTTCTTCCCCAACGTGCCCTTGTTCGGCTTCTTTGGAAACGGAGAGATTGGCTGTGATCGAATAGTCACCGGGAACTTCATCCTGAGGGAGTGTAATGAGGTAGAGGATATCTTGCTCCATAGCTACACCACTGTCATGATTCTGATCCACCTGGGCCCGACCAAGTGA